The following DNA comes from Hordeum vulgare subsp. vulgare chromosome 3H, MorexV3_pseudomolecules_assembly, whole genome shotgun sequence.
CTCACTCCTCACTCACCACTCACCATCCCCAGTCCCGATCCACCCCACCAAGCAAGCAAATCCCTCTCGATCCGACCGCGAGCCAACTCCCGCCGGCCGAGATGGCGTCCGGCAAGGTGCACACGCACAAGGCGTTCCTCCTCTGCAACTACGCGCTGCTGGGCGCGGCCTCCAGCTGCATCTTCCTCACGCTGTCCCTCCGCCTCCTGCCGTCGCCCTGCGGcctgctcctcatcttcctccacgCGCTCACCGCCGTCTTGTCCGCGGCCGGGTGCTCCGGCTCCTTCACGGCCGGCCCGGCCAACCCGGCGCCCTGGCACACCGCGCACACCGCCGGCGCCGCGCTCACCGCCATCTTCCAGGGCGCCGTCGCGCTCCTCGCTTTCACCCGCACCGCCGACTTCCTCGCCGAGCTCCAGTCCTACGTCCGCGACGACGACGGCGCCGTCATCCTCAAGATGGTCGGCGGGCTCGGCACCGCCATCTTCGTCCTCGAGTGGGCCGCCCTCGCGCTCGCCTTCTCCCTGCGccttgacgaggacgacgacggcgaggacgacctccgcCGCGCCAAGAACTGGGCCGACGCCTACCATGTCTGAGCGGCGAGCCTCCGCGCTCACCCGCTGGAGCGGCGGGCGACCGGTGCCTCCATCCAAGATGTGTCGATTTGGTGTTATTGCTGTCGCTATTCTTTTGTGCTAGTGCCTAGTACTGTGCCTACCGAGATCTCAGATTCTTTTGTACTACTAAGATATGATGTCAAGGCAAATGTATATTGCTTTTGACCCCATTTAATGGAAAAAAATATCATTATATTGCTTTGGATTTGGGTAATTGGTCGTAAGTGCTTGATTTATGCAGTCAACTGAATTATATTGCTTTGGATT
Coding sequences within:
- the LOC123440607 gene encoding uncharacterized protein LOC123440607, which codes for MASGKVHTHKAFLLCNYALLGAASSCIFLTLSLRLLPSPCGLLLIFLHALTAVLSAAGCSGSFTAGPANPAPWHTAHTAGAALTAIFQGAVALLAFTRTADFLAELQSYVRDDDGAVILKMVGGLGTAIFVLEWAALALAFSLRLDEDDDGEDDLRRAKNWADAYHV